One window of the Hoplias malabaricus isolate fHopMal1 chromosome Y, fHopMal1.hap1, whole genome shotgun sequence genome contains the following:
- the LOC136678922 gene encoding muscarinic acetylcholine receptor M4-like: MQLMNVTNGGGAEGLAPWNFTASLSNVSSDEILSCNGSSSNGSCPVAEETGSPYKTVEMVFIALVTGSLSFVTVVGNILVMLSIKVNRHLQTVNNYFLFSLACADLIIGVFSMNLYTVYIIKGYWPLGPVVCDLWLALDYVVSNASVMNLLIISFDRYFCVTKPLTYPTRRTTKMAGLMIASAWILSFILWAPAILFWQFIVGERTVEPEECYIQFLSNPAVTFGTAIAAFYLPVVIMTVLYVHISLASRSRVSKQKPEVKKEKKGLKSAVLLKSHILKQNNNNQSPPKPSLDTCSMAEAMKNGKLDESVVSTKADSSVQPEEKESSNDSSTASIAPKEPKDRANSEAMSEKGLAPAPVPAPKLNPGSKWSKIKIVTKQAGDECITAIEIVPPASGCEGRSIPLNRPRTVARKFASIARSQVKRKRQMAAREKKVTKTIFAILLAFIITWTPYNVMVLISTFCHSCVPDTVWAIGYWLCYVNSTINPACYALCNATFKKTFKNLLMCQYKNIGTR; this comes from the coding sequence CCTCACTGAGTAATGTGTCCAGTGATGAAATCCTCAGCTGTAATGGAAGCAGCAGCAATGGCTCATGTCCAGTTGCTGAGGAAACCGGGAGTCCTTACAAGACGGTGGAGATGGTCTTCATTGCCTTGGTTACCGGATCCCTCAgttttgtcactgtggtgggtAACATCCTGGTCATGCTGTCCATCAAAGTCAACCGGCATCTACAGACTGTCAACAACTACTTCTTGTTCAGCCTGGCATGTGCAGACCTTATCATTGGCGTGTTCTCTATGAATCTGTACACAGTATATATAATCAAGGGCTACTGGCCACTGGGCCCTGTGGTGTGTGACTTGTGGTTGGCTCTGGATTATGTGGTCAGCAACGCCTCTGTCATGAACCTGTTGATTATTAGCTTCGACCGCTATTTTTGTGTGACTAAACCACTGACTTACCCCACACGCCGCACAACAAAGATGGCTGGCTTGATGATCGCCTCTGCCTGGATCCTGTCTTTCATACTGTGGGCTCCTGCCATCCTGTTCTGGCAGTTTATTGTTGGGGAACGCACAGTGGAACCTGAAGAGTGCTACATTCAGTTCCTGTCCAACCCAGCAGTCACATTTGGCACAGCAATCGCTGCCTTCTATCTTCCTGTGGTCATCATGACAGTGCTATACGTTCACATCTCCCTGGCTAGCCGTAGCCGCGTGTCCAAGCAGAAACCAGAGgtaaagaaggagaagaaaggcTTGAAGTCTGCTGTGCTGTTGAAGAGTCATATCTTGAAGCAGAACAACAATAATCAGTCTCCTCCTAAGCCCAGCCTGGACACCTGCAGCATGGCAGAAGCCATGAAGAATGGAAAGCTTGATGAGTCCGTGGTCTCAACTAAAGCAGACTCCAGCGTACAGCCAGAGGAAAAGGAGAGCTCGAATGACTCTAGCACAGCCAGCATCGCACCAAAAGAGCCCAAAGACAGAGCCAACAGTGAGGCTATGTCTGAGAAAGGCCTGGCCCCTGCTCCAGTCCCTGCACCCAAACTCAACCCAGGTTCAAAATGGTCCAAGATCAAGATTGTCACCAAGCAAGCAGGAGATGAATGCATCACAGCTATTGAGATTGTTCCGCCAGCCAGTGGCTGTGAGGGCCGCTCCATACCCTTAAACAGGCCTCGCACAGTGGCCAGAAAATTTGCCAGCATTGCTCGCAGTCAGGTGAAGAGGAAACGTCAGATGGCGGCAAGGGAGAAAAAAGTAACCAAAACCATCTTTGCCATTCTCTTGGCCTTCATTATCACATGGACACCGTATAACGTGATGGTCCTGATCAGCACATTCTGTCACTCCTGTGTTCCAGACACGGTGTGGGCCATAGGCTACTGGCTCTGCTACGTCAATAGCACCATAAACCCAGCCTGCTATGCCCTGTGCAATGCCACCTTCAAAAAGACCTTCAAGAACCTGCTCATGTGTCAATACAAGAACATTGGGACCAGATGA